Below is a genomic region from Cydia strobilella chromosome 24, ilCydStro3.1, whole genome shotgun sequence.
TTTAAGGCCGCAGCAAGTACATGGGAAAATTTCATCAGTGTGGTTTAATTTATAATGTGAATAGAAGAGTTTCCGTGAATCGAAAGTTATGGAACATTCAGGACAGCTATAATTCTTTGATGGACGGTCATGGGCTTCGGTTAGATGTTTTTGCTTGTTTTCCCACGACAAAAATCTTTCGCCACAGTACACGCAGCAGAAAGACCAACAAGGTTTCGAATTTCTTATATGAAACCTCTTCTCCTCCATTGAAGGGAATTCTTGCCAGCACTTTCGACATGAGAAATTGTCGCCGTGACTACATCTTACATGATACTTCAAAGCTTCTTTCGTGAGATAGGCACGTCCACAAATTTCGCAAGTGCACTTTCTATAATGTGTCGGCGTATGCCTGCCGAGTTTGGTAAGAGAAGGAAATTTCTTAGCGCATAAGAAGCAGAACCATTTATCTTGTTCAAGTCTATAGGGTTGCAAACCGGTGTCGAAGTCTAAGTTAAGTTTAGAGCTGTCGTGGTTGTCATAGATATGTTTGACCATTTCTTCGATCGAGTTGAAAGGTATTACGCATACGCGGCATCCCATGTTAGTGCACTCTACTTTGATGTGCTCCTGGTTGCGAAGACTGTACGCAAAGGAGGTCGGGTCCTTGCAGGAGCGCTGGCATTCATGCGCGTGAGCGCGGAACATGGCGGGATCCTCGAACTCATCGTCGCAGTACAAGCAAAACATCGACTTGGAGCGCAGCCTGAATGGGTACACGGTCGAGTATTGCAAGATAACCTCCGCATTACGTTTCGCCATTCGGAATCGACTGATTTCTCCAGTTtctagaaaaagaaagaaaatgtcCTGTGACTGGAAGCTCCCTTTGATATGAGAATAACATTGCTGTGACTTGACGGCCATTTGAGTTAATATCcatttttttcagatttttggggataatattgattatttattgaatacGGGTCGtagaagttaaataaaaaccaaggaattatcattaaatatattgtaataattaGCACACCccttatataaaattaataagtaaCTTCTACCCAGCGTAAACTGTTATTCtatgttaaataattaagttCAAAACAGgcacagtcacctgcaataatatgttactcttcgaaggccgctaaaatatgtgacacgctcttatggctccacaaataagatcgtgtcagatatttttgcggctttCGTTGTGTAACAATTATTGTAGGTGACTAAGTAATACTACGACTACCTACTGTTTTCCGCTTTTGGTAATAGTTTACCAATACTGTTTGTTCAGGTTATTTGTCCTTACGGAGACTTTTCACTGGTTGGTTGAAATCCAAATTATCATAAAGCTCGGGATGGTGTGACCTCATATGAGTTTTCCAACTGATCTTTTGAGTAAACTGCTTGTTACACAATTTGCACTCAAATCTTTTATCCGCATTATGAATCCACATGTGCtgtattaagttattttttcTAGGAAACGTTTTGGAGCAAACAGGACACGGGAAAGACTTCTCTCCAGTGTGTCCTACAATGTGCCGCTTCAAGTTCTTTTCTGTATCAAATCTCCGTTCGcaataggtacatttaatgtAATTGTTAGTGTGAGTTATTTTAAAGTGCACAGAAAAAGAGCTTCGTGAAGAAAACGTGGCATTGCATTCTGGACAACTATGCTGCATTTTCTCCTGCTTATGCACATCTAACAAATGCTGCTGCTTTAAATTCCACGTATAAAATCTTTCCCCACATTTATTACACATGTGTTGACGGCATTTATCGGAGTGCTTGTAATGTTCTCTCCTGGCGTCTAAACTTGGGAAGACCCTAAGGCATTTTCGGCAGACCGGGCCGCTGCTCTTGCAGAATTTGCGATGCGCGTTCAGAGACGTGGTCATGGAATAGGATTTGCCGCAAGTCTCGCAAGTGAATCTGACGAAGTGCGTTTGAGTGTGCTTGCTTAGCGTTCGTAGGCAAGGGTACTTGACTTCGCACACGGCGCAAAGAAGTACGTGCTTGTAGAGCGTGAAAGGTTGCAATCCTAAATGGTAATTGAGGTCTAATGGGTAGTTGTGGACATTAAATAAATGTTCGGCTATGTCGTCTAGTTTGCTAAACGGTTCAAAGCAAGTTCTGCACTGTAGATCGGTGCAGTCGACCTTTAAGTCCCCCTCAGAGACGTGAGCGAACGCCATGGCAACTTTAAACTGTTGGTGTTCATCGTCCATATGCTTTCTGAAGAGTGAGGGGTCTTCAAAATCCTCGCAGCAATACACGCACAGCAAAGACTTCTCGGGGAGGCGGAAGGGGAACGCGGTCGCGTATTGGATTATGATCTCGGCGTTTCGTCTCTCGATGCTATGGttggaccgtaccgtaccactGGAGACCGATTTTATgtctaaaacaaaagaaatgctctCTGTCATTGTTTGATTTTGGTTGGTGGGGATAAGCGTGtacagtttttgttttatttatttaacctgtTACAATAATTATCGCAATTTTATGTATGTTACTTCGGCATATTCCATTGTCGTTATTTTAACCAGGTGTACTCCAACACTCGAACGCAAACGATGTGCATTATACGCAAGCAAGCGGAAATACTCCAAAACTGgtgtaataataagtttttgtagaattatttattataaattgaaatctATAAGTGTCATCACATGCTCACATGAGTCACATGTCATCGTGTCGTGGCGTCGGAGGaacgtttttttctttcttcCACGCGATTTGACGTCCAACGTTTGACATGTGGTTTAATATTACAGGTCCAGTAAATGGATAAACATTAAAAAgcaatattacaatacaataagtttcatttattcaaaactaaaaatataataatttctaATGTTTTCTCGTAGGTATTTCTTATGTCTAtgaaaattatagtttttttttactacgacTATCTGCTTCTTATGTTGTCTTAATATTCTTGTAATTTTTTGAACTGTTGTGATAGGATATAGGATTCCTAGACTAGACAGAAACGGTTCTtgaagatttatagctaaaaaTAACATATGCTTTGCATCAGATTATCTAAACAAGTTAAGTTTTTTAAACAGTCCAAAAGCAGTGTTCATAAAACTAATTAACAATTTACTAATTGTAAAATAGACGCAATGTGATATAAACATAACAATTAACTTTTCTAAGCGTCCCGTCATTCTGATAATTAAAAGCAATttcaattgtaaaattaattaattcataataataacatcaaCAGTAATCTCAATGTATTCAGTCGGCAATACGTTTTACAATGTTGGAACATGATATTGTAAGTTTGGAAGAGAAACTGTTGTTCAAAATCTGCCTCAAAACATCGGAACATCGAACGTCCACAAAATAAACTCTCTtgtcatatttcaaccaatcaCAAACCAAAAACGAAGTTACAGATGTctgatgtagtgcataattggtttccatcgtattttctcggaaacgctcgtatttgtcatgctacttcagtcaacctcagtactttttgtaccgagactgacttaaatagcaagacacgttcgacCGTTTCcgggaaaataattatgcactacatctgtacctatttaaaaacgtGACAGGATATATAGACTCAAGTCTTTGGTCATTATTTCTTATGTCGACGGTATATAGGGTCAGGGGTTTATAAAACCTAGTCACGTATCATTAGTGTCAGTTAGCAACGATATGGATCTAACTTTAACTCTATCACTATTGAGATTGACATG
It encodes:
- the LOC134752282 gene encoding oocyte zinc finger protein XlCOF7.1-like isoform X11, producing the protein MEGKSTDWVRGPSGPTVCRCCFTEGCYKDISTEYFWMGKREVYCEMLTETFDLSIAFAQTSGPNSNSRLICEPCISRLRDASEFKRQVQECEKMFMQYLDPGRTTVDELQMETTQEPLEKGVKLEPVKLEKNHSDDDFDDRGGFDDMDEDDLDDQPLTRLASKVPKKESVDLLDLLDNAKAEKRKSSTKTKSSPAKKAKTKKETPKATASKAKPEKKKKDIKSVSSGTVRSNHSIERRNAEIIIQYATAFPFRLPEKSLLCVYCCEDFEDPSLFRKHMDDEHQQFKVAMAFAHVSEGDLKVDCTDLQCRTCFEPFSKLDDIAEHLFNVHNYPLDLNYHLGLQPFTLYKHVLLCAVCEVKYPCLRTLSKHTQTHFVRFTCETCGKSYSMTTSLNAHRKFCKSSGPVCRKCLRVFPSLDARREHYKHSDKCRQHMCNKCGERFYTWNLKQQHLLDVHKQEKMQHSCPECNATFSSRSSFSVHFKITHTNNYIKCTYCERRFDTEKNLKRHIVGHTGEKSFPCPVCSKTFPRKNNLIQHMWIHNADKRFECKLCNKQFTQKISWKTHMRSHHPELYDNLDFNQPVKSLRKDK